In Parasegetibacter sp. NRK P23, the genomic stretch GGAAAAATGTTTCCGCAAGGTATTCACCGTACCATTTTCCGCTCACCTGTTCTATAATCAGCGCCAGCAGCGCATAGTTCGTATTGCAGTAGCTGAAGTGTCTGCCGGTGGCGAACTGCAGCGGGGGCCTGTAGGTATAAAGCGATTGAAGCACATCCTTATTGGTGGCCCTGATTTTCTTGTCCCATTTGTAATGGTCGAGATAATGCGTATAGTTGGCCAGGCCGCTGCGGTGGTTCAGTAGCATCCGGATATCAATACCGGGATAGGGGAAGGCCGGGAAATATTTGCCCAGGGAATCGCTCAGGGAGAGTTTCTTTTCCTCCCACAGTTTCAGGATCGCCATGGCGGTAAAAGTCTTTGAAACGGAAGCCAGATGGAATGAGGTATTCGCATCAATGGTATCTGTTCCTTTGAGGTGACGGGTACCCGAATACTGTTCGAACACGATCTCGCCATTTTTAGCGACCAGCATCGCACCATTGAAACCGATGGGCGCAAGCGCCGAATCGTAAAAATGCCTGGCGGCGTTGGCGTACCTCGCATGTTCTGCCGGGGAAAGACGGCTCGTTGTGCTGTCTGCCGTTACTTCGGCCACCCGCCCGGGTTCTGTCTGGAAACAACCTGTTGCTAATAAGATGCTCAAGCTGAAAATAACGAAAGTGAATTTCAACGGATATTCTTTTCGGAGTGATACAAACTGGGACAAAGGTAAGGACAGTTTTTTCTTTTTTATCCTGTAACTTAGCCCACCTCAAAACAAACATAGCACTCAACATGGCAGAAAAGAAAACAACGAGCTACCCCAAGGAGAAGATCAATATTCTTTTCCTCGAGAACATCAGCGATAAAGCCGTTAATCATTTCAAGGAATCCGGCTACAGCAATGTGAAGAAACTCGGGGGAGCGCTTTCGGAAGAAGAACTCATTAAAGCGGTGAAAGATGTTCATTTGCTGGGTATCCGTTCCAAAACACAGATCACCGAAAACGTATTAAAAGCCGCCACCAAATTACAGGCCATCGGCTGTTTCTGCATCGGTGTGAACCAGGTCGACCTGAAAAGCGCCCGCAAACACGGGGTGGCCGTATTCAATGCCCCTTACTCCAACACCCGTTCCGTGGCCGAACTGGTAATGGGCGCCTCCGTAATGCTGATCCGTAAAATTGTTGATAAGAATAAAGCCGCGCATGAAGGCACCTGGATGAAGGATGCCAAAGGAAGTTATGAGCTGAGGGGCAAAACACTGGGCATCATCGGCTACGGAAATATCGGTTCGCAGGTGAGCGTGCTGGCGGAAGCTTTCGGCATGAAAGTGATCTTTTACGATGTGGTAACAAAGTTACCTCTTGGTAACGCAGTTGCTAAAAAGACGCTGAAAGATGTGGTGTCTCAGGCCGATGTAATTACGTTGCATGTTCCTGAAACCGCACAAACAAAGAATCTTATTAATAAATCAGTATTAAAACATTTTAAGAAAGGAGCCATTTTGCTGAACTATGCCCGTGGGGAAGTGGTAGACCTGGATGCGCTCGCGAAAGCCCTGGAAGACGGTACCGTAGGCGGTGCCGGTATTGATGTGTATCCCTGGGAACCGGAAAAGAATGGCGATACATTCACCACACCGCTGCAGAACCTTTCCAACGTGATCCTCACCCCGCACATAGGAGGTTCAACAGAAGAAGCCCAGCAAAACATTGGCGAAGATGTGAGCAATAAGTTGTTCCAGTACCTGGAAATGGGCGGCACCACAGGCTCGCATACCGTACCATCACTCAGTTTACCACCACAGGAAGGTACGCACCGGATTCTGCACATTCACAACAACGTACCCGGAGTACTTTCTGAAATCAACACCCAGCTTTCCAACCATAAGATCAACATTCTGAGTCAATACCTCAAAACGAATGATGAGATTGGTTACGTGGTGCTGGATGTGGATAAGAAACTTTCCGCCCAGGCATTTCAACTGCTGAAAGAAGTGAAAGAAACCATCAAAGTGAGAATGTTGTATTAATCTCCTTCCGCATAAAATGATGAAGCCCGGCTGATTTAGTTAGCCGGGCTTCTTTCATAAAAGATCAATTGATGGATTTTGTGAATTGATTTTCAATTTTTTATAGAGATTTTCAGAAGGTGTTTTTTGAATTGAATATCAAGGTCGCCATACAAAATACCTTCATACCTCAACAATCCCTTATATTTACACGTCAGTATATTGAATGCAGTAAGAAGAAAGGCATTTTGCTTTTTCGAAAAATAAAACAGAACAGAAAGGTGACTTTTGCAGATTTTAATTTAGATGAACAGTTGATGGAAGGTTTGGAAGCGATGAATTTTAATACGCCCACCCCCATCCAACAACAAGCGATCCCCATAATTTTACAAGATAAGGACCTCGTGGCCTGCGCACAAACAGGAACAGGGAAAACCGCTGCCTATCTGCTGCCGGTGATCCACAAACTGATGCAGAAAGAAGACCGTAAACTGAACACCCTGATCCTCGCCCCCACAAGGGAACTTGCGCAGCAGATCGACCAGCAGGTGGAGGGCATCGGTTATTTTACCGGCGTAAGTTCCATGGCCATTTATGGCGGTGGCGATGGCGCATTGTGGACCCAACAGAAGAAAGCCATCCTGGAAGGCGCGGATATTATTATCGCCACACCAGGCAGGTTGATCGGCCATCTTGCTTCCGGCGCCATCAATTTTCACCACCTGGAACACCTTATCCTGGATGAGGCCGACAGGATGCTGGACATGGGTTTCTATGACGATATCGTCCGCATCATTCAGTTCCTGCCGCAGAAAAGGCAGACGCTGTTGTTCTCGGCCACCATGCCACCAAAGATCAGGACGCTGGCCAATAAGATTCTGCACGAACCCGAACAGATCAACATCTCGGTTTCCAAACCCGCAGAAGGTATTCTGCAACAGGCTTACATGGTTTTCGATGAACAGAAAACACCGCTCATTAGTTCCCTCCTGAAAGATACACCGCACCAAAGCATCATCATCTTCGCCTCCACAAAGGAAACGGTGAAAAAGCTGCATACCACTTTAAAGCGCAAAGGCTTTGGTATTGAAGCTTTCCACTCCGACCTGGAGCAGGCGGAAAGGGAGGCGATCCTACAACAATTTAAAAGCCGCAGGCTACCGATACTGATCGGTACCGATGTGCTTTCCCGTGGTATCGATGTGGAGGGAATAGGGTTGGTGGTGAACTACGACGTGCCGCCTGATCCCGAAGATTATATTCACCGTATTGGTCGTACCGCCCGTGCAGCTACCACGGGAACCGCCATCACTTTCATTACCCCACGCGATCAGCGCAGGTTCCACCAGGTGGAACAATTGATGGAAAGGGAAGTAAGTAAGTTACCTGTTCCGGAAGAACTGGGTCCGGTTCCTGAATACAATCCAGGTGCAGGTCGCGGCAGCGGTGGCGGACGAAATTTTGGCGGCAACAGAAAGGGCGGGGGCAACAATTTTAACCGCAGGCAGCCGCCCAGGCACCAGCACAACAAAGAACAGCATAAGGGACAACGATCCGGTGGCGGACAAAGAGGTGGCGGGAACGCTTCACCCAAGCAGGGAGAGTAATCTCCTGGCCCTTACTTTAAATGAAGGAAGGGCATCCTCCATTAATGTTGTCAGTATTATCCTGAGTTCATCCCCGATCTCAGGATATTCATACCAGAGGTTTTCCAGGATTGAAATAGAAAAAGCTTTTACGGCAGCGGCTTCTTTCGGATCTTCCAGGAAACGGAAGCAGGTATCCATTACCGCACCGAGGAAGTCTTCCGGCAGGTGAACATATTGTAATGCACGTGTGATATTTCTCCGGATGGCGGGATGTCGGTTAGGTTCCACCATCCACTCCAGCAATTTACCGAGGTGTGGAACAAGGTGATAGTGGCTCCTTTCACCCACATAGCCCAATACCCAGGAAGCCCGCTGTGATAGTTTTTTATCGCTGCTCCCCACTATATTAACCAGTGCATCCACTTTCTTTTTATCATCGCCTATGTAAGTAAGTACTTCCTCACAAATTTCTTTGTTGTGCCCTTCCTGCAATTTGTTCTTCAAAATCAAATCCAGGGTATCCTTTTTTTCGTTCATAGCGGAAATTAATGATATGAAACCAAGCTTAACACTTTCAAAAGCAGGCATGCTGGCTTTAACCGGTTTGCTGCTCAGCCTTTCATCCTGCAAAAAAGATAAAAAAGATGACATGGGACAGTCAATAGAAGCGGTTGATTTTTACTTGCTCACCACTTCTAATGCGCTGATCAAATATAACGGAGAAAATCCATCAATGCCACTGGCCACAACGCCCATTTCCGGTATAGCTTCGGGGGAGAATATTGTAAGCATCGACTTCAGGCCGGCTACAGGTCAGCTTTACGGGATCAGCAATATGAGCAAACTCTTCGTGATCAATCCTGATAATGGAATGGCGAAGCAGGTGGGGGCGGAACCGTTTACACCCGCTTTAAACAGTACAAAAGTTTCCATCGATTTTAACCCCACAGTTGATCGCCTGCGGGTGATTACAGATAAGGGCCAGAACCTCCGTATGAATCCTGAAACAGGAACTGTGGTGGCTACCGATGGCAATATCAATGGCGTTATGAACGCGGCCATTACAGGTGCAGCCTACACGAATAGTAAGGCAGGTGCTACTTCCACGGTATTGTTCGATATTGATGCAACGACACAAAAATTATACAAGCAGAATCCGCCCAACGATGGTAAGCTCGAAGAAGTTGGTGCGTTGAAAGTCAATTTTTCCGGGGTGGCGGCATTCGATATCAGCCCGGATAATAAAGTAAGTATCGCAGCGCTCACCACCAACAGTGGCACCGGCCTTTATTTCATTGATGTGAACACGGGAAAGGCGACTATGGTTACAAAAATCGCACAAGCCGTAATAGGACTGGCCATTCAGAGCGCACCTGTAGCTTATGCCACTGATGCATCGAACGGACTGATCATCTTTAACCCGATGATGCCTTCGTATATGGTGTCCAAACCAGCGACCGGCATTGCAACCGGAGACAAAATTGTTGGACTGGATTTTCGTCCGGCCAACAGTCAGCTGTATGCGCTTGGTTCCACCGGCAGAATATATACCGTAAATACTTCCAACGCTGCTTTCACGCAGGTGGGTAATGTATTTGCGACTGCCTTGATGGGAACCGAATTTGGCTTCGACTTCAACCCTACGGTTGACCGCATAAGGTTAGTGAGCAATATGGGACAGAACTTACGCCTTAACCCTAATGATGGCACCGTAGCAATGGTGGATGGCATGCTCAACCCGGGAACGCCGGCCGTTACAGCGGCCGCGTATACGAATAATTTTGCGGGGGCAACTACCACAACGCTCTTCGTGGTGGATGCGGCAGCTGGCAAATTGTTTAAACAGGATCCTCCCAATAATGGTACATTGGTTGAAATTGGTACACTTGGCGGGATGTTCAACGGGAGCAACGGATTTGATATCGGGGGAAGAACCGGGATGGCTTATGCGGTATTGACCAGTGGTACTGCTACGGGCATCTATTCCATAAACCTCACTACGGGTAGAGCTACTATGATGAGCAGTTTCGGAACCCAGGTATCTGCTATGGCAGTTTCTCCGGGACTATAAGCACATGCAGCATTAAGCTGTATATATTTTTCCAGGGTGTCAGGAAAAAGAGCGGCCGTATCCATCTGATACGGCCGCTTCTTATTGATTTCTTTTGTATTAAACAGATACGCTTACAAGTGGATCGCTTCACCGTACGCCACTTCGATCGCGTCTTTCACGCTTTCAGAAATAGTGGGGTGGGGGTGAATACTGTTCAGCACTTCCTGGTAAGTAGTTTCCAGTTTGCGCGCGGTCACGGTTTGAGCGATGATCTCAGTTACGTTGTAACCGATCATATGTGTACCGAGCCATTCTCCATATTTCGCGTCGAAGATCACTTTTACGAAACCTTCTGTATGTCCGGCAGCGGAAGCTTTTCCGGAAGCGCTCAGGGGGAACTTGCCCACTTTGATTTCGTAGCCGGCTTCTTTCGCCGCTTTTTCGGTGAAGCCCACGGAAGCGATCTCTGGTGTGCAATAGGTACAACCGGGCACATTGCCGTAATCGAGGGCTTCTGGTTTGTGGTGGTATTTTTTCTCGTTGTAACCGAGTGCCTCTACACAAATGATGGCTTCTTTGGAAGCCACGTGCGCGAGCGCCTGACCGGGAACACAGTCGCCGATGGCGTAGATGCCGGGCACATTGGTCTGGTAGAATTTATCCACCACGATCTTGCCTTTATCGGTTTTCACACCAACAGTTTCCAGGCCGATGTTCTCAATATTGGCCACCACACCTGCTGCGCTCAGCAGAATATCGGCTTCCAGCGTCACTTCTCCGGTTGGTGTTTTTACTTTGGCTTTCACGCCGGCACCTGAAGTATCTACACTGAGTACTTCGCTGCTGGTCATGATGTCGATGCCAATTTTCTTATAGCTCTTTTCGAGTTCTTTTGAGATATCGTCGTCTTCTACCGGAACTACTTTCGGCATAAATTCCACGATGGTCACTTTGGTGCCCATGCTGTTGTAGAAGTAGGCGAATTCCACGCCGATCGCGCCACTGCCCACCACGATCATGGATTTGGGCATTTCAGGCAGCACCATCGCCTCACGGTATCCGATCACTTTTTTGCCATCCTGTTTCATGGAAGGCAGTTCACGGCTTCTTCCGCCGGTGGCCACAATAATATGTTTGGCTTCCAGCACCTGTACCTTACCATCGGTCCCGGTAACTTCGAGCTGGCCTTTGGCCTTGATTTTACCATAGCCCATGTGTACATCAATCTTATTCTTACGCATCAGGAACTGAACGCCCTTGCTCATTTTATCGGCCACACCGCGGCTTCTCTTCACCACGGCACCAAAATCTGCGCTACCGTTCGCTTCCAGACCAAAATCTTTCGCATGCTTAATGTATTCAAATACCTGCGCGCTTTTTAACAAAGCTTTGGTAGGAATACAGCCCCAGTTCAAACAAACCCCACCCAGACTTTCCTTTTCCACGATGGCGGTTTTAAAACCAAGCTGAGATGCCCTGATAGCCGCTACATAGCCGCCGGGGCCACTCCCAAGAACAATTACGTCGTATGCCATAGTTATTGATTTCGTTTAAAATGACAGGCGAAAGTAAGCCAATTGGGGCAAAAAGCAAAAAGAGGAAATGCCTACCTTTGTGCCGCAAAAAAGCATAAACCGTTCATAATGAAACTTGATATACTGGCTATAGCCGTGCACCCCGATGATGTGGAACTGTGTTGCGCGGGTACGTTGATGATGGAAAAACTGAAAGGGAAAAAAACAGGTATCGTGGACCTGACACGCGGAGAACTGGGCACACGGGGAACGCCCGAACTGCGCCTCGAAGAAGCCCAAAAAGCGGCGGCCATCATGGAAGTGGACGTACGAGAGAACCTGGGCATGGCCGATGGTTTTTTCCGGGACGATGAAGCGCACCAGCGGAAGATCATCGAGGTGATCCGTAAATACAGGCCCGAAATTGTACTCACCAACCCACTTTCCGACCGGCATCCCGATCATGGACGTGCCGGAAAACTGATTGCCACCGCCGCTTTCCTAAGTGGATTGCGGAAAATTGAAACAACGGGCGCAGATGGAAAGCCACAGGAACACTGGCGGCCAAAGTATGTTTTCCATACTATCCAGGATACTTACCACGAACCGGATTTTGTGTACGATATCACCCCGGTGGCGGCAAGGAAACTGGAGGCGATCAAAGCCTATTCATCCCAATTCTTCTCCGAAACCTACAAAGCGGATGAACCACAAACCTATATTTCAAACCCGGGTTTCCTGGAGTTTGTGGCGGGAAGAGATAAAATGCTCGGCAAAATGGTGGGAGTGGCCCACGCCGAGGGATTTACTACAGAAAAAATGATTGGTGTTCAATCATTTGATGCGTTCGTTCAACAAACCACCTGATTACCCCCTTTTTAATTTACCTTTCCGCTTCATCAATTTATCAGTAACCTGCATTATATTTGCCGGTTTATAGTATTTATCTCATGGCAACACCGAAATTCGCATCAGTTCCAATGTCCTTTCACTCCGAACTTAAAAAGAGGGTTCAGGAGTATTTCGATCAGAAAAAAATCTCTCCCACAGGTGACTTCAGGCTTTTTTCCAAGGCAATCATTCTTTTACTTTCTTTGGTGGCAGTGTATGTTCACCTGGTCTTTTTTGAATCTCCGGTTTGGGTAGCGCTGCTGGAATGCGTTGTGTTGGGCGGCGTGGTATCCGCGATCGGCTTCAATGTAATGCACGACGGCGCACATGGCAGTTTCAGTCAGCACAAATGGATGAACAATATCGCCGCTTTCTCCCTTAATGTGTTGGGCGGAAGCAGCTTCATGTGGAACGTAAAACACAATATCATTCACCATGCCTACACCAATATCGATGGTATGGATGATGATATCGATATCAAGCCTTTCATGCGCATGAGCGTTTCGCAAAAGAAGTATAAACTGCATAAATTCCAGCACATCTATTTCTGGTTCCTTTATTGCCTGCTCTATATTTTCTGGATTTTTGTTTCCGATTATAAAAAGTATTTCACCAAAAAGATCGGCGATATGCCCCTTAAAAAGATGGCGTTGAAAGATCATCTTTTCTTCTGGGGATTCAAAGCGCTGAACCTTTTCCTGTTCATCGGTTTACCAATATATGTTGTCGGTTTTCAACACTGGCTCATCGGCTTCCTCGTGTTTACGGTAGTGGCTGGTCTGGTACTGAGTGTAGTGTTCCAACTGGCGCATACTGTTGAACATACCGCGTTCCCCATGCCTGATGAAGTAACCGGTAAACTGGAAGACGAGTGGGCGGTTCACCAATTGCGCACCACCGCGAATTTCGCTACCCAGAACAAGGTTGTTTGCTGGCTGGTAGGCGGCTTGAATTTCCAGGTAGAGCACCATCTTTTCCCGAAGATTTCCCACGTACATTATCCTGCGATCAATAAAATTATTAAGCAGGCTTGTGCCGAATATGGTGTGGTGTATATTGAATATGCCAGGGTAAGACAGGCGCTGGCTTCGCATATTTCCTACCTGAAGATGGTGGGACAGGCAGCATAATTATTGGAGTTTAAAAATTTTATTAAAGCTGCTTCTGAATTTAGGAGCAGCTTTTGTTTTTATCCTTAGTTAACTTGGTCAGTTGTTATTCATTCCTGATAACAAATGTGGTGTTTGGTGCCTGAAGTTTAAAAGAGTAAATTTGAAACAAATAGTTTGAAAATGGGACTTGCAAATCCAGTTCAGCAACAGATAACGCAATATTTACCCAGGCTGAGTGCGGAACAGCAGAAAGCGGTATTAACCGTAGTAAAAACTTTTGTGAAACAACAGGAAACGCATCATTCGAGCCCTTTAGAGGATTCGGCGTTTGTTGCTGAAATGGATCGGCGCATGGCTGAATTGGAAAACAATGAGGTTAAAGGTGTTAGCTGGGAAGAAGTGAAACGTAAAGCCCGTAAGTCGGTAAAATCATCCAAGTAATGAAGTATGCACTTGTATTTCATCCCGCTTCACAGATGGAATATACAGAAGCATTCATATGGTATGAAAAACAGCAAGCAGGACTTGGACATGAATTTGAGGAAGCATTGGAAGAAAGATTACTTCAAATTGCACAACATCCGGAACATTACAGTGCTGTAAAGAAGCCTTACAGGGAAGCGAGCGTTAATAAATTTCCTTTTGTAATTGTATATAAGATCAGTAAACAGACACGAAGTGTGTTTATTTTCTCTATTTTTCATACAAGTAGAAATCCGAGACTGAAGTACCGAAAGAAAAATTGATCTCTCTCCGATCAATTTGATGTTATTCCTATATACACTTTCATTTTTATATTAACGACCGTTAGTTTTTTCTCCTATATTTGTTGCATAAACAACTATGTATGCAATTTCATTTGTCTGAAGAACATTTGATGATACGCCAGGCAGCCAGGGATTTTGCACAGAACGATTGCCTGCCCGGAGTGATTGAAAGGGACGAAAAACAACAGTTTCCCAAAGAACAGATCAAAAAACTGGGTGAACTCGGTTTTATGGGTATGATGGTGGATCCGAAATACGGCGGGGCCGGAATGGATACCATCAGCTATGTACTCGCTATGGAGGAAATCAGTAAAGTGGACGCGAGTGTGAGCGTATGTATGAGCGTAAACAACAGCCTGGTGTGCTGGGGACTTGAAAAGTTTGGGAGTGAAGAACAGAAGCAGCAATACCTTGTGCCGTTGGCGAAAGGGGAGAAGATCGGCGCTTTCCTGTTGAGCGAACCGGAAGCCGGCAGTGATGCCACCTCACAGCGTACCATCGCAGAAGACAAAGGCGATCATTACCTGCTGAACGGCACAAAGAACTGGATCACCAACGGATCTTCCGCGGAAATATATCTTGTGATGGCACAAACCGATGTAGCAAAAGGTTCAAAGGGCATCAACGCGTTCATCGTGGAAAAATCATGGCCCGGAGTAACCGTGGGGCCTAAAGAAAACAAAATGGGCATCCGTGGAAGTGATACGCACAGTATCATGTTCCAGGATGTGCGGGTTCCCAAAGAGAACAGGATCGGTGAAGATGGTTTCGGTTTCAAATTCGCCATGAAAACACTGGCGGGAGGAAGGATCGGGATCGCGGCACAGGCGCTCGGCATTGCAAGCGGTTCCTATGAACTGGCCCTTAAATATTCAAAAGAAAGAAAAGCCTTCGGGAAAGAGATCATGCAGCACCAGGCCATCCAGTTCAAACTGGCGGATATGGCTACAAGGGTAGAAGCGGCCCGGTTGCTGTGCCTGAAAGCCGCCTGGGAAAAAGATAACGGTCTGGACTACACGCTCAGCAGTTCCATGGCCAAGGTTTACGCATCTGAAACCGCCATGTGGGCAAGCACGGAAGCCGTTCAGGTGCACGGTGGCTATGGTTATGTGAAAGAATACCATGTGGAACGCCTGATGCGCGATGCCAAGATCACACAGATTTATGAAGGTACTTCTGAAGTACAACGCATCGTGATCTCCAGGGGAATTCTCCAGTAATGTTGAGGAAGGTTTTAAGTGGTACGGTAAATGTTGGGATGAACGGATAGGGTTGAAAACCCGGATGATTTATCTTTACAATGTTGTTGTGTAAGATTAAATTGCAACGCCAACCTGTACTGCACCACTTAAAACCTAAAATCAACATTGTTAATGGGCATCAATCTCGTTCAATACAGGCATCTTCTTCAAACGCTTCCTCAGGATGTTACGCTGGTGGCGGTTTCCAAGCTGAAACCCGCTTCCGATATTCTTGCGCTTTACAATGAAGGCCACCGCGATTTCGGGGAAAATTATGTACAGGAACTGACGGATAAACAGGGCCAGTTACCTAAAGATATCAACTGGCATTTTATAGGACATCTGCAATCCAATAAAGTAAAATACATAGCGCCATTTGTAAGTCTGATCCACGGTGTGGACAGCTTGAAATTGCTGGCTGAAGTGAACAAACAGGCGATTAAAAATAAAAAGACCATCCCGGTATTGTTACAGGTGCATATCGCGAAGGAAGAAACCAAGTTCGGACTGGACGCAGCGGAACTGGATCAACTGATACAGGAAATACAGGGGCAACCTGAAATATGGACGGGCATTCGGCTCTCCGGCTTGATGGGCATGGCCTCTTTTACGGAAGATGCCAGCCAGGTGAAAGCGGAGTTTGATATATTGGCAGAACTTTTCGAAAAATACAAGCCTGTGCAAACCGCAAACATCTCGTTCCGTCACCTTTCTATGGGGATGAGCAACGATTATGAGCTGGCCATTTCCTGCGGAAGCAATATGATACGCATCGGCAGTATGTTGTTTGGCGCACGAAACTGATTTAGCGGTATTCCCCGAAAACTTCTCTTAACACGCCCGCTATTTCGCCCAGGGTGCAATGCGCCTCTACGGCATCGATAACGAGCGGCATCAGGTTGTTGCCGTTGGTGGCGGCGGAACGTATCGCATCAAGGCAGTCAGAAGCTGTTTGGTTGTCTCTTTTCTCCTTTAACAGGGTTATTCTTTCCGATTGAACGGTTCTGATCGTTTCATCGATCTTCATCACGGGGATGGCGGCTTCATCTTCTACACGGAACTTGTTCATGCCCACAATCACCTGCTCGCCGCTTTCAATTCTTTTCTGGTATTCGTAAGCGCTGGCAGCTATTTCCTGTTGCATGAACCCATCTTCGATGGCTTTCACACTTCCGCCCATTTCATCAATGGTGGCCATCAGTTCCAGCGCCTTTTGTTCAATCGCGGCAGTCATGGCTTCCACATAATAACTACCCGCCAGCGGATCGGCGGTATCGGCGGCCCCGCTTTCGTACGCAACGATCTGCTGGGTGCGGAGCGCGATGCGCGCCGCTTCTTCGGTGGGCAGACTCAACGCTTCATCATATCCGTTCGTATGTAAACTTTGAGTTCCGCCCAATACGGCCGCAAGCGTTTGAATGGTGACCCTGCTGATGTTGTTCAGGGGCTGCTGCGCCGTGAGCGTACTTCCGCCGGTTTGTGTATGGAAACGCAGCATCATGGCCTTTTCGTCGGTAGCGCCCAACGATTTCATCATATTGGCCCAGATCTTCCTGGCGGCCCTGAATTTGGCCACTTCTTCCAGCATATTGTTGTGCGCGTTGAAAAAGAACGAAAGTCTTTTCCCGAAAACATTGAT encodes the following:
- a CDS encoding type II toxin-antitoxin system RelE/ParE family toxin; the encoded protein is MKYALVFHPASQMEYTEAFIWYEKQQAGLGHEFEEALEERLLQIAQHPEHYSAVKKPYREASVNKFPFVIVYKISKQTRSVFIFSIFHTSRNPRLKYRKKN
- a CDS encoding acyl-CoA dehydrogenase, which gives rise to MQFHLSEEHLMIRQAARDFAQNDCLPGVIERDEKQQFPKEQIKKLGELGFMGMMVDPKYGGAGMDTISYVLAMEEISKVDASVSVCMSVNNSLVCWGLEKFGSEEQKQQYLVPLAKGEKIGAFLLSEPEAGSDATSQRTIAEDKGDHYLLNGTKNWITNGSSAEIYLVMAQTDVAKGSKGINAFIVEKSWPGVTVGPKENKMGIRGSDTHSIMFQDVRVPKENRIGEDGFGFKFAMKTLAGGRIGIAAQALGIASGSYELALKYSKERKAFGKEIMQHQAIQFKLADMATRVEAARLLCLKAAWEKDNGLDYTLSSSMAKVYASETAMWASTEAVQVHGGYGYVKEYHVERLMRDAKITQIYEGTSEVQRIVISRGILQ
- a CDS encoding YggS family pyridoxal phosphate-dependent enzyme codes for the protein MGINLVQYRHLLQTLPQDVTLVAVSKLKPASDILALYNEGHRDFGENYVQELTDKQGQLPKDINWHFIGHLQSNKVKYIAPFVSLIHGVDSLKLLAEVNKQAIKNKKTIPVLLQVHIAKEETKFGLDAAELDQLIQEIQGQPEIWTGIRLSGLMGMASFTEDASQVKAEFDILAELFEKYKPVQTANISFRHLSMGMSNDYELAISCGSNMIRIGSMLFGARN
- a CDS encoding addiction module protein, whose product is MGLANPVQQQITQYLPRLSAEQQKAVLTVVKTFVKQQETHHSSPLEDSAFVAEMDRRMAELENNEVKGVSWEEVKRKARKSVKSSK
- a CDS encoding methylmalonyl-CoA mutase; translation: MKNKPLETSSGIEVRTIYTPNDLPATAAPSPGEFPYTRGIQPDMYRGRLWTMRQYAGFSTAEESNKRYHYLLSQGVMGLSVAFDLPTQIGYDSDHPLSEGEVGKVGVAIDSLEDMERLFHNIKLEDVSTSMTINATGFILLAMYVALAKKQGADLSKLTGTIQNDILKEYAARGTYIYPPRPSMRIITDIFEWCSKELPKWNTISISGYHIREAGSTAVQEIAFTLSNGKAYVQSALEKGLDINVFGKRLSFFFNAHNNMLEEVAKFRAARKIWANMMKSLGATDEKAMMLRFHTQTGGSTLTAQQPLNNISRVTIQTLAAVLGGTQSLHTNGYDEALSLPTEEAARIALRTQQIVAYESGAADTADPLAGSYYVEAMTAAIEQKALELMATIDEMGGSVKAIEDGFMQQEIAASAYEYQKRIESGEQVIVGMNKFRVEDEAAIPVMKIDETIRTVQSERITLLKEKRDNQTASDCLDAIRSAATNGNNLMPLVIDAVEAHCTLGEIAGVLREVFGEYR